One Plasmodium berghei ANKA genome assembly, chromosome: 13 genomic region harbors:
- a CDS encoding serine/threonine protein kinase, putative, translating to MRNKEDYLISLFNTIEKFNNYCILYKKTKLKYYNFSRNTLTKNERNKDINEFRKKFNNFMYKLGKLKSDIFEENTKYQRRESTDMKSDVTEEGVTMNIISSDDNYNYEETRGNENAYINHNDHNNDNFKTSKKHINGNRSTGKDIVYNVKEEIAETPIEENKIFSNFTSKCNDCIKNKEKYYTEISNRVYSNRNNDMRISSSDIYSHTSSSTGGSMNSDHKNDNNIIISKMNNMLLKYIGGLDYVLNVKRVSKENLIREIKEFYRIHNSRIILDEYSTYLSCEIINLLKKRQGSMDRNTVTNNNINHNYNYDIDTNEKCEHFMKNGKMFFYLPSNYFFTKYYDDKACKENWYTSNCTNYEKSLIGGNTCNFSNNSLSISTTNHNIYRDNIYNNHNNKYNSPEFGIGNNQQSPKFGMHETRKKNSYINVYKDGNKEYNKDENIFYNQTYEIGDIYLEDEINKAFDEMEENGFDGELNNCQNSASNQYSNSCSLYICNDANYYKNEDELKNSINSNNNNSKAEYDYYNMCVISNGEGKTQKNLSSNTSDFYQSVSNFYKSKENRNTNYENNHSKEKNNNLYVGNSSTVVNSNETQIITNQSVYPEKGENIINLCFDDELSSAMILNNEFCLNKKVNIKYDTLVKENKNINEPEICYDIKNMSDELNHQQNEENLVEYEKDEKQWINEYCDGDYNLYRSLQLKNRKETILSYENIVDIYNLKEEENENENENKNPTELVNNKKKMNIVQVRDYSESDNGNNDNYGNNIDKESNYENKYNMMNLKVVYENNKIDFGSNSELKMVPGHVILNKYKIIKVLSKTTFSTTLKCLNLDYKNSIKNGEDSSNLLTKEKVSELESVCKKSKILSDNPNMSFTQNLKDLNNKYPFDISSIKKNNSSEYIRNSTNNKNNGIKKKYYKYVCLKVMKKGKNYFDQGLFELTILNMLSEESINQTSMGNNKSNDITGSNILTNKNIIQLYDYFYLKGHLIIVTEYMESDLYNYFIKKGKLGTLGQLQILTKNLLQGLAYIHSKKLIHCDLKPENIMINIKKKKKKKKYPQHPTGNNNDETSNVQISHDSNEKNKYFSNDNDFDKNRENIFSSDQFSKIKIIDFNSSIFEFDKLEMYVQTRPYRSPEVLLQHNYDSKIDMWSLGCILFEFLTKKILFDHKNIYRFIYSIASYIGSFPFYMIITCKIPYIFTKHGYMILKKIIYYSNDDDYPKEDPIDEIEDEPVIFNKNDFFCLNKKCHQNDLLKIKNQNPKFVHKQTNHKVYYDICYSSNTPLENNFQIDDLLFINFLLSLLQIDPCKRLNSKEALDHPWLKPNLYPDGL from the coding sequence atgcgAAATAAAGAGGACTATTTAATTTCCCTTTTTAACACAATTGAAAagtttaataattattgtATACTATATAAAAAGACGAAATTAAagtattataatttttctagAAACACActtacaaaaaatgaaagaaataaaGACATAAATGAGTTTCgtaaaaaatttaacaattttatgtataagcttgggaaattaaaaagtgATATTTTTGAAGAAAACACAAAATATCAACGTAGAGAAAGTACTGATATGAAATCTGATGTTACCGAAGAAGGCGTTactatgaatataataagttCAGATGACAATTATAATTACGAAGAAACCCGAGGTAATGAAAATGCGTATATTAATCACAATGACCATAACaatgataattttaaaactagtaaaaaacatataaatgGGAATCGTAGCACGGGGAAGgatattgtatataatgTAAAAGAAGAGATCGCAGAAACACCtattgaagaaaataaaatattttcaaattttacAAGCAAATGCAATgattgtataaaaaataaagaaaaatattataccGAAATAAGTAATAGAGTATATTCGAATCGAAACAATGATATGCGCATTTCATCGTCtgatatatattcacaCACAAGTTCAAGCACAGGTGGAAGTATGAACAGTGATCATAAGAATGAcaacaatataataattagtaaaatgaacaatatgctattaaaatatataggaGGGTTGGATTATGTACTAAATGTTAAAAGAGTTtcaaaagaaaatttaataagAGAAATTAAGGAATTTTACAGAATTCATAACAGTCGCATAATATTAGATGAGTATTCTACATACTTAAGTTgtgaaattataaatttgcTAAAAAAACGACAAGGAAGTATGGATAGAAACACTGTCAccaataataatatcaatCACAACTACAACTACGATATAGATACTAATGAGAAATGCGAacattttatgaaaaatggaaaaatgtTTTTCTACCTTCCTAGTAATTACTTTTTTACAAAGTATTATGATGATAAAGCTTGCAAAGAAAATTGGTATACATCAAACTGTacaaattatgaaaaaagcTTAATTGGGGGTAATACATGTAATTTCTCGAATAACTCATTGAGTATAAGTACTACtaatcataatatatatcgagataatatatataataatcataataacaaatataattctCCCGAATTTGGGATTGGAAATAATCAACAATCTCCTAAATTTGGAATGCATGAAACACGGAAAAAAAACAGCTacataaatgtatataaagatggaaataaagaatataataaggatgaaaatatattttacaatcAAACATATGAAATAGgagatatatatttagaagatgaaataaataaggcATTCGATGAAATGGAAGAAAATGGATTTGATGgagaattaaataattgcCAAAATTCAGCATCGAATCAATATTCAAATTCGTGtagtttatatatttgtaatgATGCcaattattacaaaaatgaagatgaattaaaaaattctattaatagtaataataataatagtaaagCAGAATATGACTATTATAATATGTGTGTAATAAGTAATGGAGAAGGAAAGACACAAAAAAACTTAAGCAGTAACACAAGCGATTTTTATCAAAGTGTTagcaatttttataaaagcAAGGAAAATCGTAACACCAATTATGAGAATAATCATagtaaagaaaaaaataacaatttataTGTTGGAAATAGTTCAACTGTTGTTAACAGTAATGAGAcacaaataataacaaatcAAAGTGTGTATCCAGAAAAGGGGGAAAacataattaatttatgcTTTGATGATGAATTATCAAGTGCTatgatattaaataatgaattttgtttaaataaaaaagtaaatataaaatatgatacaCTTGTTAAagagaataaaaatataaacgaGCCCGAAATTTgttatgatataaaaaatatgtctGATGAATTGAATCATCaacaaaatgaagaaaatttggtagaatatgaaaaagatgaaaaacAATGGATTAATGAATATTGTGATGGtgattataatttatatagatcattacaattaaaaaacagGAAGGAAACTATTTTATCATACGAAAATATtgtagatatatataatttaaaagaagAGGAAAATGAGAATGAAAACGAAAACAAAAATCCAACTGAActtgttaataataaaaaaaaaatgaacattGTTCAAGTTCGAGATTATTCAGAAAGTGataatggaaataatgataattatgGTAACAATATTGACAAGGAAAgtaattatgaaaataaatataacatgATGAATCTAAAGGTTGTGTAcgaaaacaataaaatcGATTTTGGTTCTAATAGTGAGCTTAAAATGGTTCCTGGCCatgttattttaaataaatataaaataataaaagttttGTCTAAAACGACATTTAGCACAACGTTAAAATGTTTAAATTTggattataaaaatagcatTAAGAATGGAGAAGATTCATCAAATCTTTTGACCAAAGAAAAAGTAAGCGAGCTGGAAAGTGTATGCAAAAAAAGCAAGATATTATCTGATAATCCTAATATGTCATTTACtcaaaatttaaaagatttaaacaataaatatCCATTTGACATAAGTagcattaaaaaaaataactcgagtgaatatataagaaattctacaaataataaaaataatggaataaaaaaaaaatattataaatatgtatgttTAAAAGTAATgaaaaagggaaaaaacTATTTCGATCAAGgtttatttgaattaacgattttaaatatgttatCTGAAGAGAGTATTAACCAGACAAGCATGgggaataataaaagtaatGATATTACTGGTTCCAATATTTTgactaataaaaatattattcaactttatgattatttttatcttaaAGGGCATTTAATAATAGTGACCGAATATATGGAGAgtgatttatataattattttataaaaaagggaaaacTAGGGACATTAGGCCAATTACAAATACTAACCAAAAATTTACTTCAAGGATTGGCGTATATTCACtcgaaaaaattaatacatTGTGATTTGAAACCTGAGAATATTATGatcaatataaaaaagaaaaaaaagaaaaagaaataccCACAGCATCCAACGGGGAATAACAATGATGAAACCAGTAATGTACAAATTTCACATGATTCcaatgaaaaaaacaaatattttagcAATGACAAtgattttgataaaaatcgtgagaatatttttagtaGCGATCAATTtagcaaaataaaaataatagattTTAATAGTTCGATATTTGAATTTGATAAGCTAGAGATGTATGTACAAACACGGCCTTACAGATCCCCTGAAGTTTTGTTGCAACATAATTATGACTCGAAAATAGATATGTGGAGTTTAGggtgtatattatttgaatttttaacaaaaaaaatattatttgatcataaaaacatataccgatttatatattctataGCATCCTACATTGGTtcttttccattttatatGATCATCACATGTAAAATaccttatatttttacaaagCATGGATATATgatacttaaaaaaataatttattattcaaatgATGATGACTATCCTAAGGAGGATCCAATTGATGAAATTGAAGATGAGCCAGtgatttttaataaaaacgattttttttgtttaaataaaaaatgccatcaaaatgatttattaaaaattaaaaatcaAAACCCAAAATTCGTACATAAGCAAACAAATCATAAGGTCTATTATGATATTTGTTATTCGAGTAATACCCCAttggaaaataatttcCAAATCGatgatttattatttattaattttcttttatcaTTGTTACAAATTGATCCATGTAAACGATTGAATTCGAAAGAAGCCCTTGACCATCCATGGTTAAAGCCTAATTTGTACCCCGATGGTTTGTAG
- a CDS encoding heptatricopeptide repeat-containing protein, putative, whose product MKKLLKNAIIDIKKIKYDGDKKLSNAIQENIKSLIIKNAHKFENEEILKIIEKYNKNNCKDDQILKCSYDVFKNNVHRYSFDQINRILRLYNKSQINDNNFNTSIFNYIVKRLNAIPLSITVNVFNNLIRCQLRDYKNIDIIKDYFVKNIDNYNALDLTIILSSFTMLQEEIIMKSTNKFVDEKKDDTKLKNTNLILGNYNEIILLILNKIKNDENIHNNLSVINSILILNMVSKLNINDYELFKMFTKKYYKKLKEQDVEPHHLTLLLNTFAKCNININILKYIIKYMNNDNFVNQLSYVNIANAVHYMAKFNYNKNTDFLNRLKNKIIQIIDTIPQREFSNIMWSLSKLKVKDDHFYFFALEKTKKIVHLMDMMSIAQVLDALRRRKDFSSDSALLQNTISKHTNDKTIKKISNIHKNSTKLEINLQNQELNHVRENEDIFEEKENNSDEKKEISSHKTEQMKNQLTKGSSYDSCNISEKFEKEVIDLLIKKYLENIEKCSLHVLTQVPFCSLQLNCTNYDVYHKSLDVLKKNKAKMTTINLIYARYFIRILIEKQEKNFQKLPRSLKQFAKEVMNSDNN is encoded by the exons atgaaaaagctTTTGAAAAATGCTATCATAGACattaagaaaataaaatatgatggTGATAAAAAACTGTCAAATGCAATTCAGGAAAACATAAAATcgttaattataaaaaatgcgcataaatttgaaaatgaagaaattcTTAAAAtcatagaaaaatataacaaaaataactGTAAAGATGatcaaatattaaaatgtaGTTATgatgtttttaaaaataatgtacaCAGGTACTCATTTGATCAAATTAATAGAATACTTAGGctatataataaatctcaaattaatgataataattttaatacatcaatttttaattacatAGTTAAAAGGTTAAATGCGATACCTCTATCAATAACTGTGAATGTGTTCAACA ACTTAATCCGATGTCAGTTAAGAGACTATAAAAACATCGATATAATTAAAGATTATTTtgtgaaaaatatagacAATTATAATGCCTTGGATTtaacaattattttaagTTCCTTTACTATGTTGCAAGaagaaattataatgaaatcAACAAACAAGTTTgttgatgaaaaaaaagatgatacaaaattaaaaaatacaaatttaatattagggaattataatgaaataatattattaatattaaataaaataaaaaatgatgaaaatattcataacaATTTAAGTGTAATAAATTCCATCTTGATTTTAAATATGGTAagtaaattaaatattaatgattaTGAACTTTTCAAAATgttcacaaaaaaatattataaaaaattaaaggaACAAGATGTGGAACCTCACCATTtaactttattattaaacaCATTTGCAAAgtgtaatataaatattaatattttgaaatatattattaaatatatgaacaatgataattttgttaatcAGTTATCGTACGTAAATATTGCAAACGCTGTTCATTACATGGCAAagtttaattataataaaaacactgattttttaaatcgtttaaaaaataaaataattcaaataattgaTACAATCCCTCAAAGGGAATTCAGTAATATTATGTGGTCTTTATCGAAACTAAAAGTTAAAGACgatcatttttatttttttgcacTTGAAAAgacgaaaaaaattgtaCATTTAATGGATATGATGTCAATTGCTCAAGTATTAGATGCCCTAAGACGAAGAAAAGATTTTTCAAGTGATTCTGCTCTTCTTCAAAACACCATATCCAAACACACCAATgataaaacaattaaaaaaatttcgaatatacataaaaactCTACGAAAttggaaataaatttacaaaatcaAGAGCTTAACCATGTAAGGgaaaatgaagatatatttgaagagaaagaaaataacagtgacgaaaaaaaagaaatttcATCTCATAAAACAgaacaaatgaaaaatcAATTAACTAAAGGAAGTTCTTATGACTCATGTAATATATCTGAGAAGTTTGAAAAGGAAGTCATTGATTtgctaataaaaaaatacttaGAAAATATCGAAAAATGTTCATTACATGTATTAACACAAGTTCCCTTTTGCTCTTTACAACTTAACTGTACAAATTATGATGTTTATCATAAGTCACTAGATGTGTTGAAAAAGAACAAAGCAAAAATGACCACtataaatttgatatatgcaagatattttattagaaTTCTTATAGAGaaacaagaaaaaaattttcaaaagcTTCCTAGGTCACTTAAGCAGTTTGCAAAGGAAGTTATGAATTCTGATAACAATTAA
- a CDS encoding U6 snRNA-associated Sm-like protein LSm5, putative has translation MATISGSETFLPLALMDKCIGSKIWIMMKGDKEIIGKLVGFDEYVNMVLEDVTEYTYINNVKKVNKIKKLLLNGLNITIMVPGGTPVNYYDYEEKLEESIV, from the exons atggcaACAATAAGTGGGTCAGAGACATTTTTGCCACTTGCTTTGATGGATAAATGTATTG GTAGTAAAATATGGATAATGATGAAAGGTGACAAAGAAATAATTGGGAAGCTAGTTGGCTTCGATGAATATGTCAACATG GTGTTAGAAGATGTTACTgaatacacatatataaataatgttaaAAAGGTAAACaagattaaaaaattattattaaatggGTTGAATATAACAATTATGGTTCCTGGAGGCACCCCTgttaattattatgattatGAAGAGAAATTAGAAGAAAGCATTGTTTAA